The following coding sequences lie in one Lolium perenne isolate Kyuss_39 chromosome 2, Kyuss_2.0, whole genome shotgun sequence genomic window:
- the LOC127330861 gene encoding uncharacterized protein has product MSDHYQTLGLQPDASKTDIRNAYFRLAHRYHPDHHAQDDAAARAAADAAFRKAHDAYEVLSDDRRRAEYDRTVRPSSSSASGNQRGQYGGGASSGYTYGSPDWEPRAEALRACQEEMSRAQSHDRDAYSSWSGYRNRQGQYSSSRGGYGPWPRPIASGTKLFMCCAAALGGSALLWSMYKRDKKAKGS; this is encoded by the exons ATGAGCGACCACTACCAGACGCTGGGGCTGCAGCCCGACGCCAGCAAGACCGACATACGGAACGCCTACTTCCGCCTCGCCCACCGGTACCACCCGGACCACCACGCCCAGGACGacgccgccgcccgcgccgccgccgacgccgcgtTCCGCAAGGCCCACGACGCGTACGAGGTGCTCTCCGACGACCGCCGCCGCGCCGAATACGACCGCACCGTccgcccctcctcctcgtcggcctcGGGGAACCAACGTGGACagtacggcggcggcgcctcctcgGGCTACACGTACGGCTCGCCGGATTGGGAGCCAAGGGCTGAGGCGCTCCGGGCCTGCCAGGAAGAGATGTCGAGAGCACAAAGCCACGATAGAGATGCCTACTCGAGTTGGAGTGGTTACCGGAACCGGCAGGGACAATACTCCTCAAGCAGGGGTGGCTACGGACCATGGCCACGGCCAATCGCAAGTGGTACCAAGCTCTTCATGTGCTG TGCCGCCGCCCTTGGAGGATCTGCACTGCTATGGTCTATGTATAAACGTGATAAGAAAGCAAAGGGGAGTTAG